A stretch of the Vitis riparia cultivar Riparia Gloire de Montpellier isolate 1030 chromosome 13, EGFV_Vit.rip_1.0, whole genome shotgun sequence genome encodes the following:
- the LOC117927817 gene encoding two-component response regulator ORR9-like has protein sequence MGMATEAQFHVLAVDDSIIDRKLIEKLLKTSSYQVTAVDSGSKALEFLGLQEAEQRNLSPPSLCPSQEMEVNLIITDYCMPGMTGYDLLRKIKESTSLKDIPVVIMSSENIPSRINRCLEEGAEDFFLKPVQLSDVNKLRPHLLKGKAREEEDEEEEEEEEEEEEEEEEEEEEEEEEEEEEEEEEELSSNKRKNVEESLSHDRTRARFNGLEVV, from the exons ATGGGTATGGCCACAGAAGCTCAGTTCCATGTTCTAGCTGTTGATGACAGCATCATAGATAGAAAGCTGATTGAGAAGCTCCTCAAAACCTCTTCTTATCAAG TTACTGCTGTGGATTCTGGGAGCAAGGCCCTGGAATTTCTGGGTTTGCAAGAGGCTGAGCAGAGAAATCTAAGCCCTCCCTCTCTTTGTCCAAGCCAG GAAATGGAAGTGAATTTGATCATTACAGACTATTGTATGCCTGGGATGACTGGCTATGATCTCCTCAGAAAGATTAAG GAGTCTACATCTCTGAAAGACATACCAGTTGTGATCATGTCCTCTGAGAACATCCCTTCAAGGATTAACAG ATGTTTGGAAGAAGGAGCAGAAGATTTCTTCCTGAAACCTGTTCAATTATCAGATGTGAACAAGCTTAGACCCCATCTACTGAAGGGAAAAGCTAGGGAGGAGGAGGacgaggaggaggaggaggaggaggaggaagaagaagaagaagaagaggaagaagaagaagaggaagaagaagaagaagaagaagaagaagaagaagaagaattgagCAGTAACAAGAGAAAGAATGTGGAAGAGAGCCTCTCTCATGATAGAACAAGAGCCAGATTTAATGGCTTGGAAGTGGTCTGA